The genomic interval ATGCCATTTATGACCATTATGAAAAGGATTATATTCAACAATAACGCCAACTGCTTGCATCTTTTTTAAGGTCACTCCATTTTTATAAATTTATTCTCTACATTATTTTACCCAACATACTGATTAAATTTTACCTAAGAATAATATCAAAGTAACTTATTGGTAATTGTTTCAGTAATTTATTTTAAAATCCTGCCAATACTATAAGTATATTATTTTTTTAAATAACTTTATCCAAAATAAAAGGAAAAAGTAGTACTATGTCGAAAAGTAAATAGCTGTACAGTCGTATAGAGAAAATTAAGAAGAGAAAAATACGAGGAGGATCTTAATATGAAAGTTTTAGTAGTAAATTGCGGAAGCTCTTCTATCAAATATCAGCTATTTGAGATGGATAACGAGCTAGTATTGGCAAAGGGTTTGGTGGAACGTATTGGCCTAGAGGGGTCTATTTTGACTCATCAACCTACTGGAAAAGAAAAAAAGGTTATCAATGCTAACATTACAAATCACGTTATCGGTATTAGTTTAGTGTTAGAAGCATTAACTGATGCTAATTATGGTGTTATTTCCAACATGAATGAAATTGATGCGATTGGTCATCGTGGTATTCATGGCGGTGAAAAGTTCTCAGATTCCGTACTTATAAATGAAAATGTAATCAAAGCAATTGAAGAATGCAATGATATGGCACCACTTCATAATCCGCCTAGCATCTCTGGTATTAATGCATGCAGCGAGTTAATGCCAAATGTACCACAGGTAATCGTCTTTGATACTGCCTTCCACCAAACTATGCCAAAACATGCTTTTATGTATGGATTGCCTTATGAAGCTTATGAAAAATATGGTATTAGACGTTATGGCTTCCACGGGACTTCCCATAAATATGTATCTCAACGAGTTGCTGATTTAATGGGAAAAGACTTTAAGGATCTAAAAATTATCACTTGTCACTTAGGTAATGGTTCCAGCGTTGCCGCGATAAAGAATGGTAAATGTATTGATACCAGCATGGGATTCACACCACTAGAAGGATTACTTATGGGTACTCGTTGTGGTAATATTGACCCAGCCATTATTCCTTTTCTAATGAAAAAAGAAAATATGACTCTGGATCAAATTGATAACTACATTAACAAAAAATCCGGTGTTTTAGGAGTTTCTGGAATTTCCAGCGATTTTAGAGATATTGAAAAGGCTGCTGAAAGCGGCAATGACCGTGCTCAGTTAGCATTAGATATGTTTACATATGAAGTTGTTAAATTTGTTGGTAGTTATGCTGCTGCAATGAATGGTGTAGACGCTATTGTATTTACTGCTGGAGTCGGTGAAAATTCCATTGAAATGCGTGAACATATTTCTTCTAGTTTGGAATATTTAGGTACAAAAGTAGATAAAGAGAAAAATAATATCCGTGGGAAGGAAAGAGAATTTAGCGTAGATGGCTCCAAAGTTAAATTATTTGTCATCCCAACTAACGAAGAA from Pelosinus sp. IPA-1 carries:
- a CDS encoding acetate kinase; the encoded protein is MKVLVVNCGSSSIKYQLFEMDNELVLAKGLVERIGLEGSILTHQPTGKEKKVINANITNHVIGISLVLEALTDANYGVISNMNEIDAIGHRGIHGGEKFSDSVLINENVIKAIEECNDMAPLHNPPSISGINACSELMPNVPQVIVFDTAFHQTMPKHAFMYGLPYEAYEKYGIRRYGFHGTSHKYVSQRVADLMGKDFKDLKIITCHLGNGSSVAAIKNGKCIDTSMGFTPLEGLLMGTRCGNIDPAIIPFLMKKENMTLDQIDNYINKKSGVLGVSGISSDFRDIEKAAESGNDRAQLALDMFTYEVVKFVGSYAAAMNGVDAIVFTAGVGENSIEMREHISSSLEYLGTKVDKEKNNIRGKEREFSVDGSKVKLFVIPTNEELVIARDTKTICTK